Proteins from one Clostridia bacterium genomic window:
- a CDS encoding AbgT family transporter: MEKQKMQKERKPIDINPYILIFCVIVICGLLTFLVTPGTLTDGVYKALPRNKFNFNNLFNIFRAIPYGLKDSANIFILILTVGGALEIYKKTGAIDSGISTMVHKFGKTSHTMLLIVLVTVFSAIGGFLGWVEVLIPFVPLVIAVVLALGYDAITAVAVVIVGSMGGFIAGPTNLYTVGVCNGILIKMGLLPGGDLFVGLGFRTIVWAVITAVSVLYIVIYANKTRKNPSNSLVADIDVSDIRLETTNNEPTKITGAQSLVLLSIFGAMVFTVIGMKYGINGVKWAIDDVSAIFILSGIVAGIIGKMKAGTISDAFIAGAKGSISGALIVGVARGVYWVLNAGNINATIIYNATELLKGTSPLIAAISIVIIVSFINGIIPSGSANGTLLSPIMVPIALSLGLTSQTSVLAYQFGDGITNMFWFSYGTLLIFLNYGKVPIQRWYKFIIPYLSILFLIAFIVLFIAIKIGF; encoded by the coding sequence ATGGAAAAACAGAAAATGCAAAAAGAGAGAAAGCCAATAGACATTAACCCCTATATATTAATCTTTTGTGTAATAGTTATCTGTGGCCTTTTAACATTTCTTGTTACACCCGGTACTTTGACTGATGGGGTATATAAAGCACTACCTAGAAATAAATTTAATTTTAACAACCTTTTTAATATTTTTAGGGCAATACCTTATGGTCTAAAAGACTCTGCAAATATCTTTATCCTAATATTAACTGTCGGCGGCGCTCTGGAAATCTACAAAAAAACAGGTGCTATCGACTCTGGTATCTCCACTATGGTGCATAAGTTTGGAAAAACATCCCACACAATGCTCCTTATAGTTTTGGTAACTGTTTTCTCTGCAATCGGAGGTTTCCTTGGTTGGGTTGAAGTATTGATTCCTTTTGTACCACTGGTTATAGCTGTGGTACTGGCGCTAGGTTATGATGCCATAACCGCTGTTGCCGTCGTTATTGTTGGGTCAATGGGTGGTTTTATTGCAGGTCCTACTAATCTGTATACCGTAGGTGTCTGCAATGGTATCCTTATAAAAATGGGTTTACTGCCTGGAGGAGACCTGTTTGTTGGTCTTGGTTTCCGTACGATTGTATGGGCAGTTATCACAGCTGTCAGCGTTTTATATATTGTTATCTATGCCAACAAAACTCGTAAAAATCCATCTAATAGTCTAGTAGCTGACATCGATGTTTCTGACATCCGTTTAGAGACAACTAACAATGAACCTACCAAGATAACTGGAGCACAGAGCTTGGTACTTCTGTCTATCTTTGGTGCTATGGTCTTTACTGTTATCGGTATGAAATACGGTATTAATGGAGTTAAATGGGCTATTGATGACGTTTCTGCCATATTTATATTATCCGGTATCGTTGCTGGTATTATTGGCAAAATGAAAGCCGGTACCATTTCTGATGCTTTCATTGCTGGAGCAAAAGGCTCCATCAGCGGTGCTCTCATCGTCGGTGTTGCTCGTGGAGTCTACTGGGTGCTCAACGCCGGCAATATAAACGCCACTATAATTTATAATGCTACAGAGTTGTTAAAAGGAACATCACCTTTGATAGCTGCCATCAGCATTGTAATTATCGTAAGTTTTATCAACGGTATTATTCCATCCGGAAGTGCGAATGGCACGCTGCTCAGTCCTATTATGGTGCCAATTGCTCTAAGTCTGGGACTTACTTCCCAAACCTCTGTCTTGGCTTATCAGTTCGGTGATGGTATTACCAACATGTTCTGGTTCAGCTACGGTACTTTGCTAATTTTCTTAAATTACGGGAAAGTTCCAATTCAAAGGTGGTATAAATTCATCATACCTTATTTGAGTATATTATTCCTTATCGCCTTTATTGTTCTGTTTATTGCCATTAAGATTGGCTTCTAA
- a CDS encoding MFS transporter produces the protein MKNRLSEKNKVFLFMLIAMVLGYLPWYNFSAVSKYIAAEFSLSVNQTGIILSSFQAGYVIIVLVTGWLADHVGKKKVVAWATLCTAIFSTLFIFLAKDFTSILILRLITGLSAGAIYVPGMALLSNWFPPNERGKVLGAYTGALTLAYAGGYFVAAPIAAAYNWRYGMLWTSLPAFIAAFIIFFLVKEKPADAIENVKTVPRVKGGGEIRKSTQKREYAGPILITTGYMGHMWELYAFWGWIGPFMVACSLAAGYGERQAVAIGGQIAAFIILLGVPSVWLAGIVADKIGRTKTIIVCAFSSLIMEFFFGYLYGRSLAIVVIVGLWIGFWVVADSAIYKAGMTEMVAGEIRATALGVQSACGYFMTILSPFVFGKVLDKMNLGIKDATLATNWGIPFLILGAGAILSPISVFILRRLAQAKLMSNGKM, from the coding sequence ATGAAAAACCGTTTAAGTGAAAAGAATAAAGTTTTTTTATTTATGCTAATAGCAATGGTTCTAGGTTATCTGCCATGGTATAACTTTTCAGCAGTTTCAAAGTACATAGCTGCAGAATTTAGTCTTTCTGTGAACCAAACAGGTATTATTTTATCTTCGTTTCAAGCAGGATATGTAATAATTGTTTTAGTAACGGGCTGGCTGGCTGATCACGTAGGTAAAAAAAAGGTGGTTGCTTGGGCTACGTTGTGTACAGCAATATTTTCCACACTGTTTATATTCTTGGCTAAGGATTTTACAAGTATACTAATACTAAGGTTGATTACAGGCCTTTCAGCAGGTGCAATATATGTTCCTGGGATGGCACTCCTTTCTAACTGGTTTCCACCTAACGAAAGGGGTAAGGTACTAGGGGCATATACAGGAGCACTAACCCTGGCTTATGCAGGCGGTTATTTCGTTGCAGCTCCTATAGCAGCGGCTTATAATTGGCGATATGGTATGCTTTGGACATCGTTACCTGCATTTATAGCAGCCTTTATTATTTTTTTCCTTGTAAAAGAAAAACCTGCGGATGCAATTGAAAATGTGAAAACTGTACCAAGGGTAAAAGGTGGTGGAGAAATTAGAAAATCCACACAGAAAAGAGAGTATGCAGGGCCAATATTAATAACCACAGGTTATATGGGCCATATGTGGGAACTCTATGCATTCTGGGGATGGATAGGACCTTTTATGGTTGCATGCTCTTTAGCAGCAGGTTATGGCGAAAGACAAGCCGTAGCAATTGGAGGTCAGATAGCGGCTTTTATTATCTTACTTGGTGTACCGTCGGTCTGGCTTGCAGGTATCGTAGCTGATAAAATTGGGCGAACGAAGACAATTATTGTGTGTGCATTTAGCAGCCTTATCATGGAGTTCTTCTTCGGCTATTTATACGGCAGGTCACTGGCGATTGTTGTAATAGTGGGGCTGTGGATTGGATTTTGGGTTGTTGCGGACTCAGCAATATACAAAGCAGGTATGACTGAAATGGTTGCTGGGGAAATTCGAGCTACGGCACTAGGAGTACAGTCAGCATGTGGGTATTTTATGACTATACTATCCCCTTTTGTTTTTGGTAAGGTTTTAGATAAAATGAACTTGGGGATTAAAGATGCAACTTTAGCTACTAATTGGGGGATACCATTTTTAATTCTGGGAGCAGGTGCAATTCTATCCCCGATTTCGGTATTTATTTTGAGGCGATTAGCGCAAGCAAAGCTTATGAGTAATGGAAAGATGTAG
- a CDS encoding dihydrodipicolinate synthase family protein produces MSLTLEEKKAKLFGNHVLTVTPLNEKGDIDEASTRNLVEFVIKNDVHGILALGSTGEVFALTEAERKKFVEIVVDQTKGRVPVGVGVNDSSSDIGANLAKHAESVGADYIFTCPPYYHPHRSEGIYRHVKYISDSVDLPIMVYDGGAGIEIPLDLLKRMADTIPNMACAKLFIPYPEKISMYEKATGGKLAAWSGHDQLNYLMLLEGAKGMTSAASCVLPREQTDMFNFVQEGKLEQARKIFYDKVAPLNSIAFANVLQYPQCYKLALKWMGVIESETCKVVMEPISENRRRELRAVMEYINLI; encoded by the coding sequence ATGTCATTAACGTTAGAAGAAAAGAAAGCTAAACTATTTGGAAATCATGTTTTAACAGTTACACCTCTTAACGAAAAAGGCGATATTGATGAAGCCTCTACCAGAAATCTAGTGGAGTTTGTTATAAAAAATGATGTACATGGAATTCTAGCTCTTGGCAGCACCGGTGAGGTTTTTGCACTTACAGAGGCCGAAAGAAAAAAGTTTGTCGAGATTGTAGTTGATCAAACCAAAGGCAGGGTTCCTGTAGGAGTGGGAGTAAATGATTCGTCAAGTGATATTGGTGCCAATCTTGCAAAACATGCAGAGAGTGTGGGAGCAGATTACATATTTACCTGCCCACCTTATTATCATCCACATAGGTCTGAGGGAATCTATAGACATGTAAAATACATTAGTGATTCTGTAGATTTACCTATCATGGTATATGACGGAGGAGCTGGGATAGAAATACCTCTTGATCTATTAAAAAGAATGGCAGATACGATTCCCAATATGGCATGCGCAAAACTTTTTATACCCTATCCTGAGAAGATTTCCATGTACGAAAAGGCAACAGGGGGTAAGCTTGCAGCATGGTCAGGACATGATCAGCTGAATTATCTTATGCTGCTAGAGGGTGCAAAGGGAATGACTTCTGCTGCTAGCTGCGTTCTTCCAAGAGAACAAACCGATATGTTTAACTTTGTTCAGGAAGGAAAATTAGAGCAAGCTAGAAAGATTTTCTATGATAAGGTAGCACCATTAAATTCAATAGCTTTTGCTAACGTACTGCAATACCCGCAATGTTACAAATTGGCCTTGAAATGGATGGGTGTAATCGAAAGTGAAACCTGCAAGGTAGTGATGGAGCCCATTTCAGAGAATAGGAGACGAGAACTCAGGGCGGTAATGGAATATATAAATTTAATATAA
- a CDS encoding M20/M25/M40 family metallo-hydrolase — protein MLRFSVLGRRSIMNQKFIMLAQRYKDEIVKTASEMIRINSQSTHEGEFAQYTVDKMKALGYDEVVVDAYGSIFGSVKGTGDGSSVMLNCHLDVVDEGDTSKWKYPPYSGAIAEGKIWGRGASDTKGTFAIQMYTPIILKNAGLLPKGDIIVAGVVSEEIAGFGAMMQTRDNYKLTDYAIVGEATENDLGIGCRGRFCAVITITGKSCHASIPHVGNNPFDFLGKFLIELKTVEMAKDKLFGSSTMSVTNITSSEKGTNIIPNEVVVYIDYRQSAGDTEEIALAKIQEVINRCKFDGIAVNLKALYFPLTTYTGFQGEGYQGEFPFSVNMDEPYVQLCKKTVEEAVGHSIRTKIWAFATDTGHYAAKGIKCIGYSPAEIKLCHTTEDNIDITMMEEGTVGYLAMATVLANSSK, from the coding sequence ATGCTCAGATTTTCCGTTCTGGGAAGGAGAAGCATTATGAACCAGAAATTTATCATGTTGGCGCAGCGGTACAAGGATGAAATTGTCAAAACTGCTTCAGAAATGATTCGGATTAACTCTCAATCTACACACGAAGGTGAGTTTGCCCAATATACTGTAGACAAAATGAAAGCTCTAGGCTATGACGAAGTAGTAGTAGACGCTTATGGTAGCATATTTGGTTCAGTCAAAGGTACTGGTGATGGTAGCTCTGTTATGCTGAATTGTCATTTGGATGTTGTTGATGAAGGCGATACATCAAAGTGGAAATACCCTCCATACAGTGGCGCTATTGCAGAGGGCAAAATTTGGGGAAGAGGTGCTTCTGATACCAAAGGAACATTTGCAATACAGATGTACACCCCAATAATTTTAAAAAATGCTGGCTTATTACCAAAAGGAGACATTATTGTTGCTGGTGTTGTAAGCGAGGAGATCGCTGGGTTTGGTGCAATGATGCAGACTCGTGATAACTACAAGCTCACCGATTATGCTATCGTTGGCGAGGCCACAGAAAACGATTTGGGCATAGGATGCCGAGGTAGATTCTGCGCTGTTATTACTATTACCGGGAAATCCTGCCATGCTTCCATACCACATGTGGGTAATAATCCCTTTGATTTTTTAGGTAAATTCCTCATAGAACTGAAAACCGTAGAAATGGCGAAGGATAAACTTTTCGGATCCTCCACAATGTCTGTAACCAATATTACTTCTTCGGAAAAGGGTACCAATATCATTCCGAATGAAGTGGTTGTATATATTGACTATCGCCAGTCTGCCGGAGACACTGAGGAGATTGCGTTAGCTAAAATCCAGGAAGTCATAAATCGTTGCAAGTTTGATGGCATTGCCGTCAATTTGAAGGCTCTGTACTTTCCACTGACTACCTATACTGGTTTTCAGGGTGAAGGTTATCAAGGTGAGTTTCCCTTTAGCGTAAATATGGACGAGCCTTATGTACAATTATGCAAAAAGACCGTAGAGGAGGCGGTGGGTCATTCCATTAGGACCAAAATTTGGGCATTTGCAACCGATACCGGACATTATGCTGCCAAAGGCATAAAATGTATTGGTTATTCTCCAGCGGAAATTAAACTTTGTCACACCACTGAGGATAATATCGATATCACCATGATGGAAGAGGGTACTGTGGGTTATCTGGCAATGGCCACGGTCCTTGCTAATTCAAGCAAATAG
- a CDS encoding ABC transporter ATP-binding protein gives MLKVNNLHVYYGGIHALRGINVEVNAGEIVAIIGSNGAGKSTLLNTISGLLRPKEGEIFFKDEKLGMAPHKIVRKGLCQVPEGRLIFANLSVKDNLMLGAYLRKDTKKIAADLENIFDIFPRLKERENQSAGTLSGGEQQMLAMGRGLMSNPELIMLDEPSLGLAPLLVNTIFDIIKNIKEMGKTILLVEQNAYKALKIADSAYVLEQGVLTMNGSAQDIANNPKVREAYLGSKR, from the coding sequence ATGTTAAAAGTAAATAATTTGCATGTCTACTATGGTGGCATTCATGCTCTCCGAGGCATCAATGTTGAAGTGAATGCAGGAGAAATAGTTGCAATTATTGGATCGAATGGGGCTGGAAAGTCTACTCTTTTGAATACAATATCCGGGCTTTTAAGACCAAAAGAGGGAGAAATATTTTTTAAAGATGAGAAGTTGGGAATGGCTCCCCATAAAATAGTAAGAAAAGGATTGTGCCAGGTACCTGAAGGAAGATTGATATTTGCAAATCTGAGTGTAAAGGACAATCTTATGTTGGGTGCTTATTTAAGAAAAGATACAAAGAAAATAGCTGCTGATTTGGAAAATATTTTTGATATATTTCCTCGACTGAAAGAAAGGGAAAATCAATCGGCAGGCACATTGTCGGGTGGCGAGCAACAAATGCTTGCAATGGGACGAGGTTTAATGAGTAATCCCGAGCTTATTATGTTAGACGAACCATCCCTGGGGCTTGCGCCACTTCTGGTCAATACCATCTTTGACATAATAAAAAATATCAAAGAAATGGGTAAAACTATTCTATTGGTGGAACAAAATGCATATAAAGCACTGAAAATTGCTGACAGTGCATATGTTCTAGAACAAGGTGTTTTAACAATGAATGGTTCTGCACAGGATATTGCAAATAACCCAAAGGTTAGAGAAGCGTATCTTGGTTCAAAAAGATAA